A window of Aptenodytes patagonicus chromosome 1, bAptPat1.pri.cur, whole genome shotgun sequence genomic DNA:
TTTGTCTGACAACTGAGCTACTGATTTTGTAGGAAAAGAGGCAACTGAGCAGTGGCTGTGAGGTAAAATAGtctcagttttggttttattgcattttataaaCCAAGTAGCTTCATGGCTCATTAACACTCATATGGAATGCATCCAAAGAAAACTCACTCATCACCTAACCTAGTTTTGGTGTTTCAGCATACATTTCCCTATCAATCCATATTGCCCAAtattgttgatttttctttttttttttttttaactgcttgatATGTACTGTAGGTGCTTCTAAAGGAAAAGATTAAACTGGCACATGTGATTTATTTGTTGAAAGCTCGGCAAGACCCTTTCTGGGCTGGTGTTATCTCTGCCATAGATCCTTTTGTTTGCCTTAGCTTCATTTTTAGTTTCTTGTATTTCCATTACTCAATCTTGTCTTACCAGGCAAAAATGGAAATTCATATATTAGACAAGCAAAATACTTTAGTGCATGGTCTTATCCTTTACATGGTAATGTGGATGATTGAAGTTGCTTGGTACTTCACTCTAGGTTGCTTGTATCAGCTAGACCAACGCTGACTTTCTTGCTTTGTGTTGTCTCACTGTTATTTATGGTATAGTCCAAAGGCTGTAGTGTTGACTTATGAAAGTGGGAATGTATCATCTAGATTTCATGTCTAGACAACTAAACTTGTCAAATAATTTGGACATTGCCCGTTTAAACAGAGGCTCTGCCTAGTTcatcaatattaaaatacattatcttCAGCACTGACTGCTTTTACTGACTTCTATGCACAAGTATTAAGCATCTGCAAATTTCATTCTAGGTGTTCTGTTAGTCTGTTTCTTCTTGAAATGATAAAGCATGAACACTATTTCATTTGGTCACTTCCTTTGTGAATGTATTGAGGCACTGAAAATTAATGTATTTGCAGTCAAATGGCAACAAATAGTttaatactttgctttttttttttttttttttttgctttagggtCTGGGATTTGGAAGGAAATGAGAAGGCCCATTTTGTTTTACGTTCTCCTGGAATGAGTGTTTGCTGGCATCCTGAGGAGGCTTTTAAGGTTGTGTTTTCTAGCTCTTCACCCTCACCACCTTTAAAATAACAGGAGGGCGGACTTACCTAAACTATGAATCTTTGATGCTGTATTAAGATTGATGTTTGGGGAGCTAGTGTACATTGTAACTGGATATTAGTTGGATCTGCTAACGCTAAGTCGCTGTAAATTAATTCTGATTCCCATTCTCGTCATTTTACCCTCAGTCCCTCACTCCTCCCATCAGAAATATTCCTTTCTTGATGACATACATCAATTGTTGCTGATGACTATTCTGGTGATTGCCTGTTAACTTACAGTTACCAGAGAAAAGTTCAAGTTTTTCTCAGTCATGGTAACACAGTTCACCAATAACGTAGACTCCTATAAAGCATGCCAAGTTTTGAAAAGCATCTGTTTGAAGTTagcaagggatttttttgttgttgttgttcttgcttggaatatatgaaatatgtgctgaaaaatcaaaacaaatcaataaaCTGTGATTTTATCCTTATCTGATTATTGTACTGGGGAGGATTAATCAGCTGATACATACCAAAATTTTCAGCTTCATTAATGGTCTAGTCCTTGCAATTTTTGATTTATTATTCCTGTTGTGCCAATCAATAACTGCCTTAAGCAGCTACAAATAGTTGTTCAGATtaccacaaacacacacacttaaaacagagaaaagcagtcAAATAAGATATCAAAATATTTACATAGCAATAGGGAAGAAGGATCTCTATTCTCATCACACTTCCCACCAATATCAATATCCGGTCCTTACTAAGAAAACTAGGAAAACTGTTGATTTAGGTGGTATCACAATTGAAtgtgtttgctgctgtttgcTACTGGGCAACTTTGTTAGCACAACAAAATTACTAGATTAGCCCAAAAATATTGCACTATTAAACCAATCTTACATATTAGCTTGTCTTTTCTTTGACCCTTATCAAAGAGTaggcacaggatttttttttttttttttttttttttttttaaagaaaaaccccTTCAAAAGGCTAGTAAAACTTGACAGACTTGATGGTTGCTGAAAAGCTTACTGCAGGTCAAAATGCTTACTGCACCGTGTCCTTTAGTTTGCATAAGAGCATGTTTTGGTGACAGCTCTCTTTTCCCAAACAAACTTGGATGTTACTGGAGTATTGTTTTTAGTGCTTCTTTGCCTTCCTTAATTGTTGTTCATGACTATCTGAGAACCATGGTCTCCTCATCATTTAATCAGGAAGCTCTTTCTACAATACCTAATAAACAACTGCTTGAATATATTACTTTAATATAAAAAGTTTAGATAAAATCTGTTGCAAACTGTTACAGGATGAAGCAAGAGATGGTACATAAAATCAGTAAGCATGAGTCCAGAGTGTACAGTTACACTGATCAATACTGTTGTTTCCTTGTACAGCACTATGTCTGACAGTCAGTTCTTTGTACTCAGAACAggaacttttttcattttcaaagaataaCTTTTTGCTTTACAACTCTAAAAGCACAGTGCATTTGTGGTTAAGAACTGGTGCTTCTAAGCACCAAAATTTTATACATAGATATCTAAagatatatatagataaaatCATGTAATCATTATGTATAACAATGTGACAGTAGTATAGATTaaagtgctttttatttattgGTGGAAGAGTGTTCAAGATAATGTTTTCTGGTACAAAGTGAAAAATTGTACctattttaatattattaatatttgctTGAAAGTATGCTAGGTTTGCTATAGAGTAGAAAAGATACTAAGATTCATTACATGCTAAGTTTACAACattctattaatttcttttaacagCTGATGGTAGCGGAGAAGAATGGAACAATACGATTCTATGACCTAATTACACAGCAGGCCATTCTCTCCCTAGAGTGTGAACAGACGCCGCTGATGTCAGCAGACTGgtgtttaaaaaatactcttaaaattGGAGCAGTTGCTGGAAGTGATTGGTTAATCTGGGATATCACTCGCTCTAGGTATTTTTATACACAAGATAGGTTTCTTTATTCTCTTCTTAAGCAGTACATGAAGAGGTGTGGCCACTTTGCTAATATAGCACTTAAATGCACTATGTATTATATCACCTATTCAGTAATAATGAACATTCTTCAGGAATTTAATGAAATCAGTACAGATCATTCCCTGGCATTCTTTGTTTCATCTTTATCTATCAATATTtatctgttaaaaataacattgtCTTTTTGTCCATTTGACACTACTGTTTACCTGTCACTATAAGTTTTATGTGTTTGTTAAAATTTCATTCTAAGTCATAAATACATAATTGTTGAGCCATAATAAACTGGATAACTACTTCAGTTTTCGTACTCCAAATTGAGATGTAAGCTGCAGGAATGCTCTGGTTTTCCCTCAGCTTCTTCACAGAGAGTAGACAATGTGTCCCCGTCACTGTTTAAATGATACATGCTTTTGGTACTTACAGTATGAGCTGTAGTTGTTTGCAGTTGTTTACCCTGAATGTCTGTTTTAGTTATCCGCAGGATAAGAGACCCGTCCATGTTGATCGAGCCAGATTATTCAGGTATAAGCGTTGTTCTATTCTGTGGTTTTTGTCTATATAAATCTGTGTATATGCAAGCAGTTGTGAGTTTAGGGACCTGGTTGTGTCTCGCTTAAATAATTTTTAGGGGGACCTGGTCTCCCCGTTGTGAAATTTGTGAACGAACTACATTTAGCATGTATGTGTAacattcccatttctttttttctgttttacaatgACATGCATACGGGGCTGTGAGTGGTGAATCATTTACAAGCCATTTCTCTGAATTTATTTCTCTGGTGGTAGTGGAATATCTGACATCTTCACACGGTTAACCACAAGGGAGAGAACTCCACTTTGTGTGCACTTCTGATAGTCTGATAGGGATATTTGAAAAGTACGTTCATTTCATTCATAGGTGGTCCCGAGTGaatgaaaatctgtttgcaaCCACTGGATATCCAGGAAAGACAACTACGCAGCTGCTTGTTCATCATTTAGGACATCCCCAGGTAAATTTTGGAGTTCAGCTTTTGGCTGGAATTGCATTTGTTCTCTTCAAATCAGGCTCATAAATAGTTAAAAGCTACAATTAAAAAATAGCCCAAACAATCCAGAAATGCTGCTTGGTCtacctattttattttgttttgtatcaCCCAtgctaaggaaaaagaaatcacaccATGCTTAACCTGCTATTTAAAATGCTGCTTGATctatatgttttattttgctttgccttaTCGGTggtaaggggaagaaaaacacatttaacctgttatttaataaatttttcagcatttctcattCTAAAGAGGGTAAAAACAGCTGGCTGTGTATTTTACAGGTTTGAActaattatattttaaatcattaatgaaaatatatccCGAGACAATGAATGTAAAGTATaggaaatattttgggtttgctGGAGTTAGTATATATTTGTAACGCTTACAGTAAAAAATTACCTCCAAACATACTAGTTGTGAGTACACTTAAATAACGGGaagtaatttcattaaaaaaggttTCGAAGTTTGAAAGTAATAATAGcgttaataataatgaaaatagttGAAACAATTTGTTATCATGGAATATTTTGCTGCATCTTATTTAAATGTAGTAAGTAGCTACAGGAACTAAGTAGCAGATAATCAGATCTTTCAGTTGgatttctgttgtattttaacTGTATTTGTTGAAGAGTAGTAAATCTATGCTGTTTATTTGTCTATGCAACTTGGTGTATGTGGTATAGTTATCATTTATATGGTAAGTTGTACTcatatttctctctccttttttttttaaagcccattcTTACTGGCACTGCAGCTGTAGGATCTGGTTTGACATGGCATAGAACTCTTCCATTATGTGCAGTCGGAGGAGATCATAAAATTTTCTTCTGGGtaactgaaatgtaaaataagcATTTGCCTTCAATATGAAACTTTACAGCATAACGTCTCTTTCCTAGTAAAACAAAGGAATTTACTCTTTGTACTGGTATTTATTCACTTGGAGAACGTAAGAAAGGAACAAGTAAAATATGAAAcatttgtgtttgatttttagtTTGCAAATACAAGAGCTTCTGTAAAACCAGTTATCATACATCTGGTACTTGGTTATttcccttaaaataaaatgtacatttttttaacatGGTATTTGGtgtgaaatgaatttttaaaagtggtttttttaagagattttgTATCCAGCAATCTCAGTCTGGCAATCTCACTCAGTTAACACAGCTCAAATACTTTGAAATTGTCCAGAGTACCTACAGAAAGAGAATGCCTGTCTCTGTATTAACTTTCCCGACCACCACTATCttataagaaagaaatgcaataatGTACTGTCATAAAATGTTGTCTGTGAATGTATTTGCTGAATAAACTAGTTACCACTAACAGTGAAGAAGCTAATGGTATAATCAGAATGATAATTTTAAGGACTATTACTTCTTTTAAGATGATGGAGGGATTTACTTCAAGTATGCCAAACAGcgtgtggggtttttctgtttaCAGCCTTTTACTTCCAGCcttttacagaaaaatcaaagatatTCTGCTTTCTAGAAACATACTTTTCTTGCCCCTC
This region includes:
- the NUP37 gene encoding nucleoporin Nup37 is translated as MKQDSTRNTAYTVDCEDYVHVVKFNPFDSGDACSLIAYGGNNYVVVGTCRFQEEDAEVEGMQYKTLRTFHHGIRVDAIAWSPETRLDALPPQIRFCTAASDRKLRLFTSDLQDKNEFKTFDGHSDYINDLVFAPKEGQEVASVSDDHTCRVWDLEGNEKAHFVLRSPGMSVCWHPEEAFKLMVAEKNGTIRFYDLITQQAILSLECEQTPLMSADWCLKNTLKIGAVAGSDWLIWDITRSSYPQDKRPVHVDRARLFRWSRVNENLFATTGYPGKTTTQLLVHHLGHPQPILTGTAAVGSGLTWHRTLPLCAVGGDHKIFFWVTEM